The following coding sequences are from one Selenomonas sputigena ATCC 35185 window:
- a CDS encoding Sec-independent protein translocase subunit TatA/TatB gives MFNLGFPELILILVIALVVFGPGKLPEIGRAVGKGLSEFKKATNNLMSDVNKPIESAAPPSVQQPPMQTIAEPPAGQQPLAPEPMNGAQTTAAEGDAAKKQESEGR, from the coding sequence ATGTTCAACTTGGGCTTTCCTGAGCTCATCCTCATTCTCGTCATCGCGCTCGTGGTATTCGGCCCGGGCAAATTGCCCGAGATCGGACGCGCCGTTGGCAAGGGTCTCAGCGAGTTCAAAAAGGCGACGAACAATCTGATGTCCGACGTGAATAAGCCGATCGAAAGTGCCGCGCCGCCGAGTGTGCAGCAGCCGCCGATGCAGACGATTGCCGAACCGCCGGCGGGGCAGCAGCCGCTTGCACCCGAGCCGATGAATGGGGCGCAGACGACTGCCGCAGAAGGCGATGCAGCGAAGAAGCAGGAAAGCGAGGGGAGATAG
- a CDS encoding Sec-independent protein translocase subunit TatA/TatB, giving the protein MLSLYELGAILLVALIIFGPRKLPEIGKALGRSVKEFKEGKDEVEKSTVDVTPESSTLAKKDEKSEK; this is encoded by the coding sequence ATGCTGAGCCTTTATGAGCTTGGAGCCATCCTCCTCGTCGCACTCATCATTTTCGGCCCGCGCAAACTGCCTGAGATCGGCAAGGCGCTCGGCAGGAGCGTGAAGGAGTTCAAGGAAGGCAAGGACGAGGTCGAAAAGAGCACCGTCGACGTCACGCCCGAGTCGTCGACGCTTGCCAAAAAAGATGAGAAGAGCGAAAAATGA
- the tatC gene encoding twin-arginine translocase subunit TatC, protein MTYEKHEQPQGLNDGKAGAGHEPQMQQPPEPPIQQMHEPSMQQLSEPREQAGQQAPEERRDGSMSIIAHLEELRKRLIYSIAAVAVGSGVAYFYIDEIMRCLTAPAGKLYYMQPAEAFFTYLKIAVFGGFLLALPVIFYEIWRFILPALTVRERKALLLIVPLSVVLFVVGIAFSFTLVLPAAIRFFIGFGTDNLEPLFSLGKYLDFVLAFILPFGCIFELPLIIVVLAKLGFVGSAFLWKQQRIVVFLSFVIGAVISPTPDVFSQTMIAVPMILLYEISYVIVRFILRK, encoded by the coding sequence ATGACGTACGAAAAGCATGAGCAGCCGCAAGGCTTGAACGATGGAAAGGCAGGGGCAGGGCACGAGCCGCAGATGCAGCAGCCGCCTGAGCCGCCGATCCAGCAGATGCACGAGCCGTCGATGCAGCAGCTGTCTGAGCCGCGAGAACAAGCGGGGCAGCAGGCGCCGGAGGAGCGCAGGGACGGCAGCATGTCCATCATCGCGCATCTCGAAGAACTGCGGAAGCGGCTGATCTATTCGATTGCCGCCGTCGCCGTCGGAAGCGGCGTCGCCTACTTCTACATCGACGAGATCATGCGCTGCTTGACGGCGCCTGCGGGAAAACTCTACTACATGCAGCCGGCAGAGGCGTTCTTCACCTATCTGAAGATTGCGGTCTTTGGCGGCTTTTTGCTCGCTCTGCCCGTCATCTTCTACGAGATTTGGCGCTTCATCCTGCCGGCCTTGACCGTGCGCGAGAGAAAGGCGCTGCTCCTCATCGTGCCGCTTTCCGTCGTGCTCTTCGTCGTCGGCATCGCCTTTTCCTTCACCCTTGTATTGCCCGCCGCCATCCGCTTCTTCATAGGCTTCGGCACGGACAATCTGGAGCCGCTTTTTTCCTTAGGAAAGTACCTTGACTTCGTGTTGGCGTTCATCCTGCCGTTTGGCTGCATCTTTGAACTGCCGCTCATCATCGTGGTTCTCGCGAAGCTCGGGTTCGTCGGCTCTGCCTTTCTCTGGAAGCAGCAGCGCATCGTGGTGTTTCTGTCTTTCGTCATCGGCGCTGTCATTTCCCCGACACCCGATGTTTTTTCTCAGACGATGATCGCCGTGCCCATGATCCTCCTCTATGAGATCAGCTACGTCATCGTTCGTTTTATTTTGCGCAAATAA
- a CDS encoding menaquinone biosynthesis decarboxylase, translated as MAFKDLREFIEELESRGLLRRIKTEVDAELEITEITDRVSKMEGEKNVALLFENVKGYDMPVLMNAFGSMERMSIALGVESLDEIADDLRDFMRLPKISLANKMDLVTLIPKMRKAVNFPKYVKKAPCQEVVEMDNPSLDILPILKCWPEDGGPFITLPLVFTKNPETGKRNVGMYRLQKYDKNTTGMHWHIHKNGAENFRAAQEQGKDRIEVAVAIGTDPVLTYAATAPLPRDIDEMVFAGFLRHKSVELVKCKTVDIEVPATSEIVLEGYVLESERRREGPFGDHTGYYSLADDYPVFHITCITHRKNPIYPATIVGKPPMEDCFLAKATERIFLPLLQQMVPEIVDINMPLEGVFHDCCVVSIKKTYPMQARRVMHAIWGMGQMMFCKMIIVVDAHVNVQDMKEVWWRVFNNIDAKYDLEMVEGPLDVLDHSSPMAKWGTKLGIDATKSWPEEGHTREWPDEIVMTDEVKARVDAKWRELELG; from the coding sequence GTGGCTTTCAAGGATTTACGCGAATTTATTGAGGAACTGGAATCGCGCGGGCTTTTGCGCCGCATCAAGACGGAGGTTGACGCCGAACTCGAAATCACCGAGATCACTGACCGCGTTTCCAAGATGGAGGGCGAGAAGAACGTCGCGCTGCTCTTCGAGAACGTCAAGGGCTACGACATGCCCGTGCTCATGAACGCTTTCGGCAGCATGGAGCGCATGAGCATCGCCTTGGGCGTCGAGAGCCTCGATGAGATCGCCGATGATCTGCGCGATTTCATGCGTCTGCCGAAGATCTCGCTCGCGAACAAGATGGATCTCGTCACGCTCATCCCGAAGATGCGCAAGGCGGTGAACTTCCCCAAGTACGTCAAGAAAGCGCCGTGCCAGGAAGTCGTGGAGATGGATAATCCGTCGCTCGACATCCTGCCGATCTTGAAGTGCTGGCCCGAGGACGGCGGCCCCTTCATCACGCTGCCGCTCGTCTTTACGAAAAATCCCGAGACGGGCAAGCGCAATGTCGGCATGTATCGTCTGCAAAAGTACGACAAGAATACGACGGGCATGCACTGGCATATTCATAAAAACGGCGCGGAGAACTTCCGTGCGGCACAGGAGCAGGGCAAGGACCGCATCGAGGTCGCCGTTGCCATCGGCACGGATCCCGTCCTCACGTATGCCGCGACGGCGCCTCTGCCGCGCGACATCGACGAGATGGTTTTCGCGGGTTTTCTGCGTCACAAGTCGGTCGAGCTTGTCAAGTGCAAGACGGTCGACATTGAGGTGCCTGCGACGAGCGAGATCGTCTTGGAGGGCTATGTGCTGGAAAGCGAACGCCGCCGCGAAGGGCCGTTCGGCGATCACACGGGCTATTATTCTCTGGCGGACGATTACCCGGTCTTTCACATCACCTGCATCACGCACCGCAAGAACCCGATTTATCCGGCGACGATCGTCGGCAAGCCGCCGATGGAGGACTGCTTCCTCGCGAAGGCGACGGAGCGCATCTTCCTGCCGCTCCTGCAGCAGATGGTGCCCGAGATCGTCGACATCAATATGCCGCTTGAAGGCGTGTTCCATGACTGCTGCGTCGTCTCCATCAAGAAGACGTACCCGATGCAGGCGCGTCGCGTCATGCACGCGATCTGGGGCATGGGGCAGATGATGTTCTGCAAGATGATCATCGTTGTCGACGCGCATGTGAACGTGCAGGACATGAAGGAAGTCTGGTGGCGCGTCTTCAACAATATCGACGCGAAGTACGATCTGGAGATGGTCGAAGGGCCTCTCGACGTGCTCGATCACTCCTCGCCGATGGCGAAGTGGGGCACGAAACTCGGCATCGATGCGACGAAATCGTGGCCGGAAGAGGGGCATACGCGCGAATGGCCCGATGAGATCGTCATGACGGACGAGGTCAAGGCGCGTGTCGATGCGAAGTGGAGGGAACTCGAACTTGGCTAA
- a CDS encoding 4-hydroxybenzoate octaprenyltransferase — protein sequence MAKLGAHINNIALHHIVFALPFAYMSAFLAAGGMPPVMDLVWITVAIAGARSAALALDNLADLKYDKKQPRLASRAMVRGDLKPREAKLSIVFYFIVCILAVAQLRPICLWLLPVAVVPFLIYPYTKRFTFLCHLVLGIAIAMAPAGSWVAVTGELPLPAVVLCVAVALWIGAFDAVYGSQDEAFDRSEGLHSLATQFTAHGALVICRFVHAASIACFYGLGILMELQWPYFIGVGVAAGTLVYQHRIVSADDYSRVTQRYFMRNGIVSIAMLIFTVASLYV from the coding sequence TTGGCTAAACTCGGTGCGCACATCAACAACATCGCGCTCCATCATATCGTCTTTGCCCTGCCGTTTGCCTACATGAGCGCGTTTCTGGCGGCGGGGGGGATGCCGCCCGTGATGGATCTCGTCTGGATCACGGTCGCCATCGCAGGCGCGAGGAGCGCGGCGCTCGCCTTGGACAATCTCGCCGACTTGAAGTACGACAAGAAACAGCCGCGGCTCGCCTCACGCGCCATGGTGCGCGGTGACTTGAAGCCGCGCGAGGCGAAGCTCTCGATCGTTTTTTATTTCATCGTCTGTATCTTGGCGGTGGCGCAGCTCAGACCGATCTGTCTTTGGCTTCTGCCCGTCGCCGTCGTGCCGTTCTTGATCTATCCGTATACGAAGCGCTTCACATTCCTGTGTCACTTGGTGCTGGGAATCGCCATCGCTATGGCGCCGGCGGGCAGCTGGGTCGCGGTGACGGGAGAGCTTCCTCTGCCCGCCGTTGTCCTCTGCGTCGCCGTGGCGCTTTGGATCGGTGCCTTCGATGCCGTCTACGGCTCGCAGGATGAGGCGTTCGACCGCTCGGAGGGGCTTCACTCGCTGGCGACGCAGTTCACGGCGCACGGTGCGCTCGTCATCTGCCGCTTCGTGCACGCCGCGAGCATCGCGTGCTTCTATGGCCTCGGCATCCTCATGGAACTGCAGTGGCCGTATTTCATCGGTGTCGGCGTCGCGGCAGGAACGCTCGTCTACCAGCACCGCATCGTGAGTGCTGACGACTACAGCCGCGTCACGCAGCGCTACTTCATGCGCAACGGCATCGTTTCCATCGCCATGCTCATCTTTACCGTGGCGAGCTTGTACGTTTGA
- the folD gene encoding bifunctional methylenetetrahydrofolate dehydrogenase/methenyltetrahydrofolate cyclohydrolase FolD: MTARLLEGKVFAQKIKDEAREEALALRTVLGRMPGLAVVIVGEDPASEVYVRNKERACEALGFFSALIALPETTTKEDLLAEIDRLNASRRIDGILVQLPLPAHLAKSAAEIIERIDPKKDVDGFHPINIGRLVAGETALVPCTPAGCMKMLKLAGIPVAGKRACVIGRSNIVGKPISHLLLAENATVTICHSRTEDLAAVAREADILVAAVGKPRFVTADMVKSGATVIDVGINRIAEKKLVGDVDFDAVKEVAGAITPVPGGVGLLTIATLMANTVQAAKMRVEK; encoded by the coding sequence ATGACAGCCCGATTGCTCGAAGGCAAGGTCTTTGCCCAAAAGATCAAGGACGAGGCGCGGGAGGAGGCGCTGGCTTTGCGCACCGTACTCGGCAGGATGCCGGGGCTTGCCGTCGTCATCGTCGGCGAAGATCCGGCATCCGAGGTTTATGTGCGCAACAAGGAGCGTGCGTGCGAGGCGCTCGGCTTTTTCTCCGCTCTGATCGCCTTGCCCGAAACGACGACGAAGGAGGATCTTCTCGCCGAGATCGACCGGCTCAATGCGAGTCGCCGCATCGATGGAATCCTCGTGCAGCTTCCTCTGCCCGCACACCTCGCGAAGAGCGCGGCGGAGATCATCGAGCGCATCGACCCGAAAAAGGACGTCGATGGTTTCCATCCGATCAATATCGGCCGCCTCGTGGCGGGGGAAACCGCGCTCGTGCCGTGCACGCCTGCAGGCTGCATGAAGATGCTCAAGCTCGCGGGGATTCCCGTCGCGGGAAAACGCGCCTGCGTCATCGGCAGGAGCAATATCGTGGGCAAGCCGATCAGCCATCTCTTGCTCGCAGAGAATGCGACGGTCACGATCTGTCACTCGCGCACGGAAGATCTCGCCGCTGTCGCACGCGAGGCGGACATCCTCGTCGCTGCCGTCGGCAAACCGCGCTTCGTGACGGCGGATATGGTGAAGTCCGGCGCGACGGTCATCGACGTCGGCATCAACCGCATCGCCGAGAAGAAACTTGTCGGTGATGTCGATTTTGACGCCGTGAAGGAAGTCGCGGGCGCGATCACGCCCGTGCCCGGCGGCGTCGGACTCCTGACCATCGCCACGCTCATGGCGAATACGGTGCAGGCGGCGAAGATGCGAGTGGAAAAGTGA
- a CDS encoding formate--tetrahydrofolate ligase, with protein MKSDVEIAQAAKMKPIEEIASKIGLVPDDLELYGKYKAKVTLDAWQRVKDRPNGKLILCTAINPTPAGEGKTTTSVGLADALSRRGRKAAAALREPSMGPCFGMKGGAAGGGYAQVVPMEDINLHFTGDFHAITTAHNLLAAIIDNHIQQGNALDLDVRRITWKRVLDLNDRALRHVVIGMGGKAHGVPRETGFDITVASEMMAILCLSRDLMDMKERLGRIVIGYTRSGRAVRADELGATGALTLLFKDAIKPNLVQTLEGTPVFIHGGPFANIAHGCNSIMATKFALKFADVVVTEAGFGADLGAEKFLDIKCRFAGISPDAVVIVATVRALKMHGGLSKKELEKVDMTALKKGMANLAKHIENVQKFGLPAVVAVNAFPTDTSEELDFVRRECEALGAEVALSEVWAKGGEGGEALAEKVEAALQKKADFRYIYDEKETIPEKIGKIAREIYGAAGVDFTKEAQRELEELEALGFDKMPVCMAKTQYSLSDDAALLGRPEGFRITVRELRLAAGAGFVVALTGSILTMPGLPKHPAAMDMDITEDGRITGLF; from the coding sequence ATGAAATCTGATGTGGAAATCGCACAGGCGGCGAAGATGAAGCCGATCGAGGAGATCGCTTCGAAGATCGGCCTTGTGCCTGATGATCTGGAGCTTTACGGCAAATACAAGGCGAAGGTCACGCTTGACGCCTGGCAGCGCGTCAAGGACAGGCCGAACGGCAAGCTCATCCTCTGCACGGCGATCAATCCGACGCCGGCGGGCGAGGGCAAGACGACGACGAGCGTCGGGCTGGCCGACGCGCTTTCTCGCCGAGGCCGCAAGGCGGCGGCGGCGCTTCGTGAGCCGTCGATGGGGCCGTGCTTCGGCATGAAGGGCGGCGCGGCGGGCGGCGGCTATGCACAGGTCGTGCCGATGGAGGACATCAACCTGCATTTCACGGGAGACTTTCACGCCATCACGACGGCGCACAACCTCCTCGCCGCCATCATCGACAACCATATCCAGCAGGGCAACGCGCTTGACCTCGACGTGCGCCGCATCACATGGAAGCGCGTCCTCGACCTCAACGACCGCGCACTGCGCCACGTCGTCATCGGCATGGGCGGCAAGGCGCACGGCGTGCCGCGTGAGACGGGTTTCGACATCACGGTGGCGTCGGAGATGATGGCGATTCTCTGTCTCTCGCGTGACCTCATGGACATGAAGGAGCGTCTCGGACGCATCGTCATCGGTTACACGCGCTCGGGCAGAGCTGTGCGTGCCGACGAGCTCGGCGCGACGGGCGCACTGACGCTGCTCTTCAAGGACGCGATCAAGCCGAACCTCGTGCAGACGCTCGAAGGCACGCCCGTCTTCATCCACGGTGGTCCTTTTGCCAACATCGCGCACGGCTGCAACAGCATCATGGCGACGAAGTTCGCGTTGAAGTTCGCCGATGTCGTCGTGACGGAGGCGGGGTTCGGCGCCGACCTCGGTGCGGAGAAGTTCCTCGACATCAAGTGCCGCTTTGCGGGGATTTCGCCCGACGCCGTCGTCATCGTCGCGACGGTGCGTGCGCTCAAGATGCACGGAGGACTCTCCAAGAAGGAATTGGAGAAGGTGGACATGACGGCGCTCAAAAAGGGCATGGCGAATCTCGCCAAGCACATCGAGAACGTGCAGAAGTTCGGTTTGCCCGCCGTCGTCGCCGTCAACGCCTTTCCGACCGATACGTCCGAAGAGCTGGACTTCGTGCGCCGCGAGTGCGAGGCGCTCGGCGCCGAGGTCGCTCTGTCCGAGGTCTGGGCGAAGGGCGGCGAGGGCGGCGAGGCGCTTGCCGAGAAGGTCGAGGCGGCGCTTCAAAAGAAGGCGGACTTTCGCTATATCTACGATGAGAAGGAGACTATCCCTGAAAAAATCGGCAAGATTGCGCGTGAGATTTACGGCGCGGCAGGCGTCGACTTCACGAAGGAAGCGCAAAGAGAGCTTGAGGAATTGGAAGCGCTGGGCTTCGACAAGATGCCCGTGTGCATGGCGAAGACGCAGTATTCGCTTTCCGACGACGCCGCGCTTCTCGGCAGGCCCGAGGGCTTTCGCATCACGGTGCGCGAGCTTCGCCTCGCGGCGGGCGCGGGTTTCGTCGTCGCCCTGACGGGCAGCATCCTCACGATGCCGGGGCTTCCCAAGCATCCGGCGGCGATGGATATGGACATCACGGAAGACGGCAGAATCACGGGATTGTTCTGA
- a CDS encoding nucleotidyltransferase domain-containing protein has translation MKTMAEPQLRWTVREEKIFTQLRELAKRYDVGKLVLFGSRARRLQAEKSDVDIAVYDCADFRDFAFDVEEKVDTLLTFDIVNMNESPSAELVAEILRDGVILYEKV, from the coding sequence ATGAAAACGATGGCTGAGCCGCAACTTCGTTGGACGGTGCGCGAGGAAAAAATCTTCACCCAGCTTCGGGAGCTGGCAAAGCGCTACGATGTAGGGAAACTGGTGCTTTTTGGCTCACGGGCGCGCAGGTTGCAAGCGGAGAAAAGTGATGTGGATATCGCCGTCTATGACTGTGCCGATTTTCGCGATTTTGCGTTTGATGTGGAGGAGAAAGTGGACACGCTGCTGACGTTTGACATCGTCAACATGAATGAATCGCCGTCGGCGGAACTTGTTGCAGAGATTTTGCGCGATGGGGTGATCTTGTATGAAAAAGTATAA
- a CDS encoding HI0074 family nucleotidyltransferase substrate-binding subunit: MKKYKEFSRHLHVLAQAPLQDLENEFIISGIIDKFFIQFELGWKVLKELLRYEGKATAASGSPREIIKAAYRCFDFLEEDVWLDMLRTRNDLTHIYDSARARALVTEILTRFIPAFETMDEAVREAYPLELSR, from the coding sequence ATGAAAAAGTATAAAGAATTTTCCCGTCATCTGCATGTATTGGCGCAGGCTCCGCTGCAGGACTTGGAGAATGAGTTCATCATCAGCGGCATCATCGACAAGTTTTTCATTCAGTTTGAACTTGGCTGGAAGGTGCTGAAAGAGCTTCTGCGTTACGAGGGAAAGGCGACTGCCGCTTCGGGGTCGCCAAGGGAGATTATCAAGGCGGCATACCGCTGCTTTGATTTTCTTGAGGAAGACGTGTGGCTCGACATGCTGCGCACGCGCAACGATTTGACGCATATCTATGACAGCGCGCGTGCAAGGGCTTTGGTGACGGAGATTTTGACCCGCTTCATTCCGGCATTCGAGACGATGGATGAGGCTGTGCGAGAAGCGTATCCTTTAGAGTTGAGCAGGTGA
- a CDS encoding methylenetetrahydrofolate reductase — MSKVSLELVPRDEAALREELAQTKKYEGKIDLINVPDLLRLPVRSWEGAAIAGETFPAVPHIRAMDIDITKPLPMADYLREHAIREVLVIEGDAPQNMAHTVYPTESIDVIRKFREEMPEIRVFAGIDQYRGSMRQEDYRIRRKLQAGAVGFFTQPFFDRRFLAMYADMLEGIEVYWGLSPVTSQRSESYWETKNQVVFPKDFEPTLAWSIAFARDVLAEARAKGEHVYLMPIRTGIDEYLGGIFAEG, encoded by the coding sequence ATGAGCAAAGTGTCGCTTGAACTTGTGCCGCGCGATGAAGCGGCGCTGCGTGAAGAACTCGCGCAAACGAAAAAATATGAGGGAAAGATCGATCTCATCAACGTCCCCGACCTCCTGCGGCTTCCTGTGCGCAGTTGGGAGGGCGCGGCGATTGCGGGCGAGACTTTCCCCGCTGTGCCGCACATCCGCGCTATGGACATCGACATCACGAAGCCGCTGCCCATGGCGGACTACCTGCGCGAACATGCGATTCGAGAAGTCCTCGTCATCGAGGGAGATGCGCCGCAGAACATGGCGCACACCGTCTATCCGACGGAGAGCATCGACGTCATACGGAAGTTCCGCGAGGAAATGCCCGAGATTCGAGTCTTTGCGGGCATAGACCAGTATCGCGGCAGCATGAGGCAGGAAGATTACCGCATCCGCCGCAAACTGCAGGCGGGCGCTGTCGGCTTCTTCACACAGCCGTTTTTCGATCGCCGCTTCCTCGCGATGTATGCGGACATGCTCGAAGGCATCGAGGTTTACTGGGGGCTCTCGCCCGTGACCTCGCAGCGCTCTGAGAGCTATTGGGAGACGAAGAATCAGGTCGTGTTCCCGAAGGACTTCGAACCGACGCTTGCATGGAGCATCGCGTTCGCGCGCGATGTTTTGGCAGAAGCGCGGGCAAAGGGCGAACACGTCTATCTCATGCCGATTCGCACGGGGATTGACGAGTATTTGGGCGGCATATTTGCCGAAGGATAA
- a CDS encoding sulfide/dihydroorotate dehydrogenase-like FAD/NAD-binding protein: MYRILKKQELSPGILEYDIEAPRVAKKALPGQFIVLRVNEEGERVPLTIADFDREKGIVTILFQVVGASTGLLASLKEGDSILDFVGPLGQPSELSDHMGTVVFVGGGIGVAPVYPIARAAHELGNKVISILGAKTKDILIFEERMRAISDEVLITTDDGSYGIKGFVTNAIEELIKRGEKIDQVTAIGPGVMMKSVAEATRPYGIKTVVSLNPIMVDGTGMCGGCRVQVGEETKFACVDGPEFDGHLVDFHGLMARGRMYRTQEAKEKDHICNIGLGRN, translated from the coding sequence ATGTACAGAATCTTAAAGAAGCAAGAGTTGTCACCGGGCATCCTTGAGTACGATATCGAGGCGCCCCGCGTGGCGAAGAAGGCTCTGCCGGGGCAGTTCATCGTCCTGCGCGTCAATGAGGAAGGCGAGCGTGTACCGCTGACGATCGCCGACTTCGACCGCGAAAAGGGAATCGTCACGATCCTCTTCCAGGTCGTCGGCGCATCGACTGGGCTTCTCGCCTCTCTCAAGGAGGGTGATTCTATTCTTGACTTCGTCGGCCCTCTGGGGCAGCCGTCGGAGCTTTCCGATCACATGGGAACCGTCGTTTTCGTCGGCGGCGGCATCGGCGTCGCGCCCGTCTATCCGATCGCACGCGCGGCGCATGAACTTGGCAACAAGGTCATCTCGATTCTCGGTGCGAAGACGAAGGACATCCTCATCTTTGAAGAGCGCATGAGGGCGATTTCCGACGAGGTTCTGATCACGACGGACGACGGCTCCTACGGCATCAAGGGGTTCGTCACGAACGCCATCGAAGAACTTATAAAGCGCGGCGAGAAGATCGACCAGGTCACGGCGATAGGCCCGGGCGTCATGATGAAGAGCGTCGCCGAAGCCACGCGCCCCTACGGCATCAAGACCGTTGTGAGCCTCAATCCCATCATGGTTGACGGTACGGGCATGTGCGGCGGCTGTCGCGTGCAGGTGGGCGAGGAGACGAAGTTCGCCTGCGTCGACGGCCCTGAGTTCGACGGTCATCTCGTCGATTTTCACGGATTGATGGCGCGCGGCAGGATGTACCGCACGCAGGAAGCGAAGGAGAAGGATCACATCTGCAACATCGGCTTGGGGAGGAATTGA
- the gltA gene encoding NADPH-dependent glutamate synthase, which produces MALVLEKHKMPEQDPKVRAHNFEEVALGYDEETAIAEAERCLNCKVPQCRKGCPVSVRIPEFIQKIKAHDFAAAIDIIKGDNALPAVCGRVCPQENQCEKLCILGKRGEPVGIGRLERFAADWQLAQEEEVKPVEFAPDAQKVAIIGAGPAGLSCAGDLAKKGYRVTIFEALHVAGGVLSYGIPEFRLPKDGVVQKEVENLRKLGVTIELNSVVGRLYTIDELMEEAGFDAVFVGTGAGLPHFMNIPGENFNGVYSANEFLTRCNLMKAYRFPDFATPIHVGRGVAVVGGGNVAMDAARTALRLGAEKVYIVYRRSEEELPARREEVHHAKEEGIDFRLLNNPVEILGNEDGWVKAIRCIKMELGEPDDSGRRRPVPIEGSEFELPVDTVIMSIGTGPNPIVATTTPGMDTTKRGNIVADEETGATTKEGVFAGGDIVTGAATVILAMGAGKKAAAAIDEYLQKKKNA; this is translated from the coding sequence ATGGCGTTGGTGCTGGAAAAACATAAGATGCCTGAGCAAGACCCGAAGGTTCGCGCCCACAACTTTGAAGAAGTGGCGTTGGGCTACGATGAGGAAACGGCGATCGCCGAGGCTGAACGCTGTCTCAACTGCAAGGTGCCGCAGTGCCGCAAGGGCTGTCCTGTGTCCGTGCGCATCCCCGAGTTTATCCAGAAGATCAAGGCGCACGATTTTGCGGCGGCGATCGACATCATCAAGGGCGACAATGCGCTGCCCGCCGTCTGCGGCCGCGTCTGTCCGCAGGAGAACCAGTGCGAGAAGCTCTGCATCCTCGGCAAGCGCGGCGAGCCTGTCGGCATCGGCAGACTTGAGCGCTTCGCGGCGGATTGGCAGCTCGCGCAGGAAGAAGAGGTCAAGCCCGTCGAGTTCGCCCCGGACGCGCAGAAGGTCGCAATCATCGGCGCAGGTCCTGCGGGACTCTCGTGCGCCGGCGATCTCGCGAAAAAGGGCTACCGCGTGACGATCTTTGAGGCGCTGCATGTCGCAGGCGGCGTGCTCTCCTACGGCATCCCCGAGTTCCGTCTGCCGAAGGACGGCGTCGTGCAGAAGGAAGTCGAAAACCTCAGAAAGCTCGGCGTGACGATCGAGCTGAATTCCGTCGTCGGCAGGCTCTATACGATCGACGAACTCATGGAAGAAGCGGGATTCGACGCCGTCTTCGTCGGCACGGGCGCGGGCTTGCCGCATTTCATGAACATCCCCGGCGAAAACTTCAACGGCGTCTATTCCGCCAACGAGTTCCTGACGCGCTGCAACCTCATGAAGGCATACCGTTTCCCCGATTTTGCGACGCCGATTCACGTCGGCAGGGGCGTTGCCGTCGTCGGCGGCGGCAACGTCGCCATGGACGCGGCGCGCACGGCGCTGCGGCTCGGCGCGGAGAAAGTCTACATCGTCTACCGCCGCAGCGAGGAAGAACTGCCTGCAAGGCGCGAGGAAGTGCACCATGCGAAGGAAGAGGGCATCGACTTCCGCTTGCTGAACAATCCCGTCGAAATCTTGGGCAACGAAGACGGTTGGGTCAAGGCGATCCGCTGCATCAAGATGGAACTTGGCGAGCCGGACGATTCGGGACGCCGTCGTCCCGTGCCCATCGAAGGCTCGGAGTTCGAGCTTCCCGTCGATACGGTCATCATGTCCATCGGCACGGGGCCGAATCCCATCGTCGCGACGACGACGCCCGGCATGGATACGACGAAGCGCGGCAACATCGTCGCCGACGAGGAGACGGGAGCTACGACGAAGGAAGGCGTATTCGCGGGCGGCGACATCGTGACGGGCGCGGCGACCGTCATCCTGGCGATGGGCGCGGGCAAGAAGGCGGCCGCCGCCATCGACGAGTATCTGCAGAAGAAAAAGAACGCCTGA